One Colias croceus chromosome 7, ilColCroc2.1 genomic window carries:
- the LOC123693361 gene encoding arylsulfatase I-like isoform X1: MHLLTFWLCLIVSQLSFSGGSRPNIVLIVADDLGWDDVSFHGSDQVLTPNIDLLAYTGVALERYYSHCICTPSRSALLSSKFAHVTGMQGYPLTNGEDRGLPLTLKIMPQYFKDLGYTTRLVGKWHVGHSRTEYLPMSRGFDSHFGHRGGYIDYYEYLLMENWSIGEVSGLDLYRNMTPAWDEKGYVTDLYNEEAKSIIKSHDKAQPLFLVVAHNAPHCANEGAPLQAPPEDVRAMRHVESPKRRIYSAMVKKLDDSVGDIVKALHDKGILDNTIIAFISDNGGITSGSSVNYASNYPLRGLKLTPFEGGIRVNGLVWSRNLTGANHLWKGYMHIVDWMPTLIRAVGSDPPTNIDGIDLWDNIISNKPSKRNDIFEIDDYTGFASIIHGDFKLIAGNVLTNYSNHQGKDFRGMIGHPPSYVDAIKRSKIYSVIRDMEIPFTFNDTNLRNDIKIDCRTKEIYKDVEICYPKNGKHCVFNIKEDPCETKDLSDSQPDVAKELYSRLQVEIIRTIRRRVPLHRDLRAAPSLHNYTWTTWANGISS, from the exons GGTTGGGACGACGTGAGTTTTCACGGTTCAGACCAAGTGTTGACGCCCAATATAGACCTTCTGGCGTACACAGGCGTGGCCCTGGAGCGGTATTACAGCCATTGCATATGCACACCATCACGCTCAGCGCTGCTTTCAAGCAAGTTTGCCCATGTCACAG gcaTGCAAGGCTATCCTTTGACAAATGGAGAGGATCGAGGCTTACCCTTGACATTGAAAATAATGCCAcagtattttaaagatttggGTTACACAACTCGTCTAGTTGGAAAATGGCATGTGGGTCATTCGCGGACAGAATATTTGCCAATGTCTCGAGGATTTGACAGCCATTTCGGACACAGAGGAGGCTACATTGATTACTATGAATATCTTTTGATGGAGAAT TGGAGTATTGGAGAAGTATCTGGATTGGATTTATACAGAAACATGACGCCGGCTTGGGACGAAAAGGGTTACGTAACAGACCTTTATAATGAAGAAGCCAAGTCAA TAATAAAATCGCATGATAAAGCACAGCCTCTATTCCTGGTGGTGGCTCACAACGCGCCGCACTGCGCTAACGAAGGGGCTCCCTTGCAAGCGCCTCCAGAAGATGTGCGTGCTATGCGCCACGTGGAGTCCCCGAAAAGGAGGATTTATTCGG ctATGGTTAAAAAGCTAGATGACAGCGTAGGTGATATTGTTAAAGCGCTACATGACAAAGGTATTTTGGACAACACAATTATCGCGTTTATATCAGATAATGGTGGAATAACATCTGGATCATCTGTTAATTACGCATCCAATTATCCTTTAAGAGGCCTCAAGTTAACTCCGTTTGAAGGAGGCATTAGGGTAAATGGATTGGTATGGAGCAGGAATTTAACTGGAGCGAATCACCTATGGAAAGGATATATGCACATAGTTGATTGGATGCCTACTTTGATACGGGCCGTTGGCTCGGATCCACCAACAAACATTGACGGTATTGACCTCTGGGACAATATAATATCGAACAAACCTTCCAAGCGAAATGATATATTTGAAATCGACGACTATACCGGTTTCGCTTCTATTATACATGGTGATTTCAAATTGATAGCAGGCAATGTGTTGACAAATTATAGCAATCACCAAGGGAAAGATTTTCGAGGGATGATAGGACATCCTCCGTCATATGTAGACGCAATTAAAAggagtaaaatatattctgtGATACGAGACATGGAGATACCTTTCACGTTTAACGATACGAATTTACGCAACGacattaaaatagattgtcgaacgaaagaaatttataaagatgttGAGATTTGCTATCCAAAAAATG GAAAACATTGCGTATTCAACATAAAGGAGGATCCCTGTGAAACGAAAGACCTATCGGACTCTCAGCCAGATGTCGCCAAAGAATTGTACTCTCGTTTACAAGTTGAAATTATAAGGACGATTCGGAGGCGAGTGCCCCTCCATAGAGATTTGAGAGCTGCGCCGAGCTTACATAATTATACCTGGACCACGTGGGCTAACGGAATCTCATCTTGA
- the LOC123693361 gene encoding arylsulfatase I-like isoform X2 — protein MQGYPLTNGEDRGLPLTLKIMPQYFKDLGYTTRLVGKWHVGHSRTEYLPMSRGFDSHFGHRGGYIDYYEYLLMENWSIGEVSGLDLYRNMTPAWDEKGYVTDLYNEEAKSIIKSHDKAQPLFLVVAHNAPHCANEGAPLQAPPEDVRAMRHVESPKRRIYSAMVKKLDDSVGDIVKALHDKGILDNTIIAFISDNGGITSGSSVNYASNYPLRGLKLTPFEGGIRVNGLVWSRNLTGANHLWKGYMHIVDWMPTLIRAVGSDPPTNIDGIDLWDNIISNKPSKRNDIFEIDDYTGFASIIHGDFKLIAGNVLTNYSNHQGKDFRGMIGHPPSYVDAIKRSKIYSVIRDMEIPFTFNDTNLRNDIKIDCRTKEIYKDVEICYPKNGKHCVFNIKEDPCETKDLSDSQPDVAKELYSRLQVEIIRTIRRRVPLHRDLRAAPSLHNYTWTTWANGISS, from the exons aTGCAAGGCTATCCTTTGACAAATGGAGAGGATCGAGGCTTACCCTTGACATTGAAAATAATGCCAcagtattttaaagatttggGTTACACAACTCGTCTAGTTGGAAAATGGCATGTGGGTCATTCGCGGACAGAATATTTGCCAATGTCTCGAGGATTTGACAGCCATTTCGGACACAGAGGAGGCTACATTGATTACTATGAATATCTTTTGATGGAGAAT TGGAGTATTGGAGAAGTATCTGGATTGGATTTATACAGAAACATGACGCCGGCTTGGGACGAAAAGGGTTACGTAACAGACCTTTATAATGAAGAAGCCAAGTCAA TAATAAAATCGCATGATAAAGCACAGCCTCTATTCCTGGTGGTGGCTCACAACGCGCCGCACTGCGCTAACGAAGGGGCTCCCTTGCAAGCGCCTCCAGAAGATGTGCGTGCTATGCGCCACGTGGAGTCCCCGAAAAGGAGGATTTATTCGG ctATGGTTAAAAAGCTAGATGACAGCGTAGGTGATATTGTTAAAGCGCTACATGACAAAGGTATTTTGGACAACACAATTATCGCGTTTATATCAGATAATGGTGGAATAACATCTGGATCATCTGTTAATTACGCATCCAATTATCCTTTAAGAGGCCTCAAGTTAACTCCGTTTGAAGGAGGCATTAGGGTAAATGGATTGGTATGGAGCAGGAATTTAACTGGAGCGAATCACCTATGGAAAGGATATATGCACATAGTTGATTGGATGCCTACTTTGATACGGGCCGTTGGCTCGGATCCACCAACAAACATTGACGGTATTGACCTCTGGGACAATATAATATCGAACAAACCTTCCAAGCGAAATGATATATTTGAAATCGACGACTATACCGGTTTCGCTTCTATTATACATGGTGATTTCAAATTGATAGCAGGCAATGTGTTGACAAATTATAGCAATCACCAAGGGAAAGATTTTCGAGGGATGATAGGACATCCTCCGTCATATGTAGACGCAATTAAAAggagtaaaatatattctgtGATACGAGACATGGAGATACCTTTCACGTTTAACGATACGAATTTACGCAACGacattaaaatagattgtcgaacgaaagaaatttataaagatgttGAGATTTGCTATCCAAAAAATG GAAAACATTGCGTATTCAACATAAAGGAGGATCCCTGTGAAACGAAAGACCTATCGGACTCTCAGCCAGATGTCGCCAAAGAATTGTACTCTCGTTTACAAGTTGAAATTATAAGGACGATTCGGAGGCGAGTGCCCCTCCATAGAGATTTGAGAGCTGCGCCGAGCTTACATAATTATACCTGGACCACGTGGGCTAACGGAATCTCATCTTGA
- the LOC123693255 gene encoding uncharacterized protein LOC123693255: protein MADLGGHKEISFDKMFKMMVFSMWLNKSHPKVPRNLKWICQFALMHGIFFFTYCLLIYSTIFHDLKNKDISQACANGILSVIFNVVSLQYAVMVWHQSKFHDMIEKMKLDYKQAENLPKEEYDIVLRYAKKGRTIVYLWLKIVICVASLFPIKSFTLMLYYHVIGEFRYVPLYDITYPEPVELNKNNLAVFLALYVLFLFYDFYALFMYLAFSPLGPILILHVCGQLELVENRIMKTFSKSKNTAESIKNLKRVAIHFVEIYGFAARINSSLRVFHELLFKAGAIILPITFYQIIETAKRGQVSVEFISIIFGAVAICSVPCYYSDVLMEKSEDVRRALYSCGWESNWDPVTRSLLFLLLTRASRPVAMRTLYRNICLNVLTDIYHQAYAIFNLLNAVWH, encoded by the exons ATGGCCGATCTTGGTGGTCATAAGGAAATCAGTtttgataaaatgtttaaaatgatGGTATTTTCGATGTGGCTCAACAAATCACATCCAAAAGTACCTCGAAATCTTAAATGGATCTGTCAATTCGCATTAATGCATGGCATATTTTTCTTCACATATTGTTTGCTAATTTATAGCACAATATTtcacgatttaaaaaataaagatatttctCAAGCGTGTGCAAATGGCATTCTGAGTGTGATATTCAATGTAGTGTCACTTCAATATGCAGTCATGGTGTGGCATCAAAGCaaatttcatgatatgatTGAGAAAATGAAGTTAGATTACAAACAGGCAGAAAATTTGCCCAAAGAGGAGTACGATATTGTGCTCCGTTACGCGAAGAAGGGTCGAACAATCGTTTATCTTTGGTTGAAAATAGTTATATGCGTGGCCAGCTTGTTTCCCATCAAATCGTTTACACTTATGTTGTATTATCATGTTATTGGAGAATTCAGATACGTTCCCTTATATGATATTACGTACCCAGAGCCGGTGGaactcaataaaaataatttagccGTTTTTTTGGCTCTCTAcgtgttgtttttattttacgatttttatgctttgtttatgtatttagCATTTTCGCCATTGGGTCCTATTTTAATTCTACATGTGTGTGGACAGTTGGAATTGGTGGAGAATAGGattatgaaaacattttctaaGAGCAAAAACACGGCAGAATCGATAAAAAATCTGAAAAGAGTTGCGATACATTTTGTTGAAATATACGg ctTTGCGGCACGAATAAATAGTAGTCTACGAGTTTTTCATGAGCTCTTGTTTAAAGCTGGAGCTATTATCCTACCAATtactttttatcaaattattgaG ACGGCTAAAAGGGGTCAAGTGAGCGTTGAATTCATATCAATTATATTTGGAGCAGTGGCTATCTGCAGTGTTCCTTGCTACTATAGTGATGTGCTTATGGAGAAG agtGAAGATGTAAGAAGAGCCCTTTACTCCTGCGGCTGGGAATCAAACTGGGATCCCGTGACGAGATCGCTTCTCTTTCTCCTGTTGACCCGAGCGTCACGACCCGTGGCGATGCGGACTTTGTACCGAAATATCTGTCTCAACGTTTTGACTGAT aTCTACCACCAGGCGTACGCAATATTTAATCTTTTAAATGCCGTATGgcattaa